In Phocoena phocoena chromosome 3, mPhoPho1.1, whole genome shotgun sequence, a single window of DNA contains:
- the COX7C gene encoding cytochrome c oxidase subunit 7C, mitochondrial gives MLGQSIRRFTTSVVRRSHYEEGPGKNLPFSVENKWRLLAMMTLYFGSGFAAPFYIVRHQLLKK, from the exons ATGTTGGGACAAAGCATCCGGAGGTTCACAACCTCTGTGGTCCGTAGGAGCCACTATGAGGAGGGTCCGGGGAAG AATTTACCATTTTCAGTGGAAAACAAGTGGCGGTTACTAGCTATGATGACTCTGTACTTTGGGTCTGGATTTGCTGCACCTTTCTACATAGTAAGACACCAActgcttaaaaaataa